The Mercenaria mercenaria strain notata chromosome 1, MADL_Memer_1, whole genome shotgun sequence nucleotide sequence AGAGGGGGATTCCCCAGCTCcccactctctctctctttaaGGGGGTTTGGGGGATCTCccccgagaaaattttaagattttggaTGCCAGTAAGTGCGGTTTTTTTTGCAACTTGAAACCATTTTctgttaagattttcagtcaatttcataatatttttcaaggataactatccAACATTTGGCCAATTTTAGCAGATTgctataaatgttgatgtatttttatagttgagatgtatgtcggcattttgtttgatttaaagcaattgtttaagataaataatcatatcttaaaataataaccaaataattagaagaaattagcttttgttttggtttgttttattacatcgcgaaaaacacaattgttttcattttttaaaaacatacggcatggtttttttcaatttttttatttaatgaaatgtaaaattatattgtACATCTTTGCCATACTTCACGTGTATtctttgtaaatggccaaaggcaaattgttTTGCTGACTATcccaataaacttgaaatttaaacaattattatagattataaaagaaattgtcctttaaggaggtaggttaccttgttacaagggtaaattcaaattagttgaaccgcaacatctttttgtatttcgtgtaatatgaagttttaactgctaaaatctcagtttcgtttgtctctgtcccttcaagttcaatttttatccacgtttgaagaacatgaccctccaagggtatttcatattgaaagaagaaggaaaatacggatatttaacacttttcagtgtattttagtttcattgatatccgtagaagtcagcataatgtataattttactagtatgcacgttagctttctaatataagcttaaaatgtatatgtcgcggggctcgtgtttccatggtaacgcattttctctcatttttaaacaactatgtgtaaaaataggggttttcgacggcttcagtgccattctgttaatgaccaacatggaatatttgagtaatattattagcaaaataccaagcactatacatggtaccctatttttcttaaagtttaaagtaaccatggcaacagagatgtttaaaatggcttatatcttgctttttgtcgtaatttcttataaataatattgaataagattatctttctagttgatgtagctttaaaacatattatttctaatgtaagttatatttccgtgttatctgtatttattcaaaggaatttctaagcttagaatacttacagcagtacccctcgtctggcatttttcatggaaaaatcgttcagcatgctacaattattctcatggatattgttgaaatgaaaataaaaagccgaagctgtgtttcttaaatagactagtgtcaaggcttttgaattttacatttagatacataggtcacgggcttcgtttccatggtaacatcagttcaattcaagaaaccacaattttctactgaaatttgaacaattttagatcttagttttagtatataagtaacaaattatcaacggaacctgaaaaataggtattacaaatcaaactgctagattttttatttgaaaatggccgtaacaagtaacctctcacccagctatattccaaataacattggttaccattatccattttcttacattccgcattacatttcaatataactacataaaagaagcaaaatatttattattattcagagcaaaagactcaaaaaaattatttcagcaaataatggttatttgaaaatagtttgaataaagaaaatgcacagaattacgtactttcaagataaaagctattaattttgcgcggtaactgacacgtaacgtcatgacgtcaatgacgtcattttaaggcaacattgttttgaagcgtttctgcggcaatttattcattatttctgcattattaaaccataaagcgtcagatcgaagacaggtctatgatttgttttcagaagaatgaataatttaacacatttagtttgtcgtaaacgtcgtcgtaaatcgtcacgttagcttccggttggacatgcgcacatacaaatataaaggtaacctacctccttaaaccaTACCGGATTAAAGATCCATCAGATAATCATTTAGTTATGATTAATCCAGTCAAGCAGGGTCGATACCTTTGACACGAAGTGTGCCGAAGTTGTTTTCACATCCGCGGGCAATCATGACAGATACCGCGCATTGTAGATAGTTAATTAACAAGGCAATATTTCGGCACTTTTGATCAAAGCAAAAGATcaaatttaatgcaaaaaaaCTGGTACGGCCAATTACGGCCAATGTTATACTTGAccaaaaaagtggtccggccatggccTGACCGGCCAGACCGTCCGCGATGGCCTTGCATAATTATCCCTCATTTTATAACAGAACTAGACATGTAtctataggacacaggtgcccccacatCCTGTCACTgcacatggtttcatgactataggtgaaatatcttttaagatatatgcaatataaacttttaagcactttatgtgtacttttcactaagtcaaggaccataactctggtctagctgagtgaaatcccaaagagaaccccaggtgcacaacttcacatgctatataacaatcctgtaatgttttatgactctaggtaaagtaaattttttagatacatgggacacaaactttaaTACTGGCACCCGtaatgcaaatttttgacaaagtcaagggccaaATTTCTTGTCTTGCATAGTGAAATCAAAAAAAGACCTCAGGTACATACATTCACATGCTGAAAAATATTACTACATCATAGTAGTCTACATGGATTCATGACtttatgtgaattttttttatgaTGTATGCAAGAAAAACTTTAAAGCACTTTAAGGGTATTTTTCACtatgtcaaggaccataactctggtcttgttGAGTGAAATCTAAACAgaatatactttttgagatacatgggacaaAAACTTGTATGTTTTCtgcatattttttacttaatcaagggccataactctggtctgacagacagaaatcccaaacaaactcccaggtgcataacttcacttgctgaaaataatacatgtattcctattatgtttcatgaccctaggttaAATACCTTTTAAGGAACAATTATGTGACACAAACATTTTTgcccctttatgcatatttttgactatgtcaagAGCTATAACTCTCGTATGGCAGAATGAAATttctaacaaaaccccaggttcctagaatgctgaataatattcctatgacgTATCATAATCCTaggtaaaatacattttgagatacaatcaacacaaacatttatgccatttttatgcatattttcgaCTAAGTCCAGGGCCAATTCTCTGGTCTGGCTGCATGAGATCCCAattaaaacatcaggtgcacaacttcacatgctgaacaacatttATGTAAGGtctgatgactctgggtcaaacaCTTTTAGATATGCAAAACCAAAAttcggatggatggacggacagacagtaggacggacagaaggacagacCAACAAGGACATATTTTAAAGGACACAAAAATAGTCTATAAATGTAGCCGCTATCTTTATCAAACCAAAATTCATGGGTCTACTAGTAGTCATTCTGAAAAAAGTTTGAATAATGATATCAGAAAGAATATAATATACACTGACACCAATTAGGTCATATGGACTTTCAAGCTTATAATGGTAAGGAAAAACTTAAGGTGCCAATTAACAGCATTTTTTCTGGCACAGACGGGCACCCGGGTTGAACCATCAAGAATTCTGCATTGCATGTGCAGTTTTATCCCACAGTGGTAAGTATAAATTGTAaagtatatataaatttttagaaatttatgcTGGAAGTATCattcagtaaaaataaaattatgttttaaaaagtgtAAGACAAAAATAATAGACATACGTAAATAATTTCCCTGAAACTTTTTCAAGTCCTGGATCAACAGCTAGAAATATAGACGTCTGAGCACCCTGTACAGGTGTTTTCATGGCCAGCCACATGATAGGTGACAGCATACCCCCAGAGACCTTAGACTGACCCATCGGAAGATGACGTCCTATCTCAGTTTTAGAAACTCCTGGGTTAGCACAATTTACAGTCACATTAGAACCTGCAATTCAGTAACTTTTTGTCATTCTTTTccacttttacaaaataaatatattaacccTAATATTTCAATTAGATCATAAAAAAAATGGCACTGAAGATGTTGAAAATTTCGTTATCATGTAAAGCTGCTTAAAAATGAGTGAAAATGCGTTAAAATGGAAACACAAGCATTGCAACGTATATgtattaagcttatattagaaagttaattcatatatcaataaaattatcattaaagcaGACTTCTATGGGTACCAGTAAAACCTAAAGAAGCTGAGAAgtgttaaaaatctatattttcctttttctttcaatatgaattaaCTTCAGAGGGTCCTGTACTTCAaacctgtatatttttttttactgggaAGAACAGacacaaaaatattacattttatcagcttaaacattttattacacaAAGTATAACGATTGCTATTGTTCAATAAACCTGAATCCACCCTTGATACAAGATACATAATATCCTTcatttttaaaggtggtcaatcacttCTGAGcaaaatttaatgacatttttcagttttcatatattatgttagagatttatttaaagaacaaaaagacccattacataaagtaagatccctattggaaatgtatgtgctattactttttatgaaaatttgtaattatctccctttactatgaaagtatttaaaaagtggactacttcttttgattttgatataattttcagttttacatttgcatttaatatatatttggatatttcaactacctgaaacaaaaggtaagttttaaaacagtgtgtagTTTCgaaattcatctattttcaatccaacttggttgcgcaaccgagatagacaaaaggcggtaataataattttataaacttgtatttctaataaagtaattaattttgacaaaacatgtgCTTGTTAATGCAAATCATAGACAGCTTTACTACAGTTGTGCTTATATTCGTATTATTCCttaggtaaaatatgtttatttaatttatacttacgctaaaataacgctatcttggttgggcaaattaaatcttaaaaattattCTTAGGTGAAAGTCTGACCTATATTAAGAACTTGGTGAACATAAATAAGAgtaaatgatcagttggttaACAAATACATTAGTCCATAGACCACCAAAGTTTGATTCACCACATTTAAGGCTGTTTAAAATGACTAACATGAAACAGGAAGGGGCTTTAATCAACTGACTTATGCAAACACTATATCTATAACAACTGTAAGACAGCCTACCTTCTAGTCTTCTGGCTAACTCTTGAGAAAACAACATCACAGCCAGTTTACTTTGTGCATATGCTTCCTTAGGATCGTAAAAGTTAATACTGTTTAAAtcttcaaagttcatttcagttcTTTTATACACAGGACTTATCAGGTTTATTATTCTGGCATGCTGAGATTGTTTTAACTTATCCAGCAGCAAGTTGGTTAGAAGAAATGGTCCTGGAAATACAAATAATTAGTTAGTCATTTAATAATTAAACATATATCTTGGAAGTTagaataataattaaacaaatatgtTGGGAAACTGGTATAAAGTTGCCTCGTAACAAAGCATCCTTTTAAAGTCTGTGTAAAGATTAATGTCAATGctgttaaataatttaattttgtggggacaaaattttgttgtttggaaAAAACGGCTATCTATGGCGTTAtgcatttgtggatttcaacttttaaaaacaaactgaattggcattttacttgtttgttctGAATTTATTTCATGGTTTGGCAAATTCCAAGAAAATTAGTACCCAACAGATATTAATCATTTCACTGTAATTTGTAAATGTGTAgtcaataaaagaaaaatatttaatgataagtTTATCTGAGCTCATctttaaaagaaactttgaagTTATTTGAACATTGAACACAAGCCAGCTGTCTGAGAAAAAGAAGACATTAGTGGGTCAAGAGGATGCTATTATATATAGTCGTGATTtgtttgggaaatagattttagttttgcgtgctttgttggcaaataaaacacggttttgagttcagatgcgtagtaatttAATCACGAACGAAGACCTGAGTGATTAATTAtgacgcatctgaacgaaaaaaacatgttttatttgccaacaaagcatgcaaaactaaaatctatttccattctaacatgtttgaattacaccaggaagggatactaacctggaatccttttttaggcgtaaatggacggAGTAAActggaatagccaaaagtaggtcattttgcgaaacatgttttaattgacaagacaatacacggttaaatccttctttgtttatataaaagaaaatcttaaaagtgttagaatgttGCTTAAGCATTCATCTACTGTTTTCCCAGTGCTTGGGACAGTGGAGATAAAAAAACCTTGCTAGTGCTTGATTCTATGCTGCCCCTCCAGTTTGAGAAAACTCAAGTCTTACaaaggcaggcatgtaagatcaaacaacaccaaatgtAATAACTACTTTCCTAATGTAacaatttacaagttaaaaaCACTGTGTAAAAAGTACAGCCAAAGCTATAGGAAGTCTTAGTTTTAAATCAGCTGAAACATTATATTCCTAATAAAATAACAACTCTTCCCTTTGAATTTTTGGCCAAATGACTATACAAAAATGGATATATTGTATTAGTTTACACCAAAATGAATGTCACAGACTGGTATTTGTGAAAAGTATTCTATTCTTGATAAAGGCCAGAAATACAAAGCAAAGAGTTGTTCTTTTACTACAAATTACCAGAACTTCCCTTTCTGGGTAACCATTGTAAGTTTAATAAACTAGAAATACATCAAAAACTCACCTAGATAATTAACACCAAACTGCCATTCAAATAATTCACTAGTATGTTGTTTTGGACATGACATAACACCAGCATTGTTTATCAATACATCTATGCGCTTCTCCTCTGAAACATCATGTCATGTATTGTTATTTGCCAAACTAAACTGTCTGTCAGGAAAAACAgtcttttcaaaaacatatattaAGTCTTGACAGAAAAACATCATTTCAAATAAATTGTTACTAAACGTAATATTGTGTATAGGATATAGGCTATGTTGTGAAATCTTTAGCATTGGACAAAACAGAAAGGGAGGGAATGCAGTGATTTCTAAATGTGGATAAAACTTAATAACCAGTTTTCCTACTTTTTCAATGCAGCTATAAATAAGTGAGCTTCATAATAGGGCTCTTTAAGGATGTTGTAGACTTAATACATTCTAAATGGTGGTAAAACACTCTACACAACTAATTTTGATATTGTCTGGAATATGACTGGTTGAAAAGGTCCGATAAACACTGATGTATTATTTAATGggataatgataaaaatgtatcTTCTCAGAATATGTTCAGAAAAAGTGACCTTTAAACTCATTATGTGTTATGAAATATCTTAACAAAGAGCTGCAACactgttctgaaaaaaaaatgtaaaaatgtcttAGATACTtctgaaatgataaaacaaaatttaggTTTCAcactttttttcaataatatttcagttattcacaGCAGTCAGTTGACCTAAACAGTGTTCAAGGACTCTGTACCAGAACTGACTTTTTCTctacatgattcagaggtggaggaaaaaCTATTTCAGACACTCTGTACTATATGAAATCCCTATGGAGAACATGATAtcaaagatattaaaaaaaagttcaccatgattttaaacaaattacttTAATAACAAAACAGTGCTCCAGAATGTCTTACACAACAAGTTAACAGATATGAGATTTTAATCATGCTTGACAGGATTTTCCCATATTTTTGCTGGTGTTTGAAAATAATCTTCTTACAGGCTACTACAATGAAAAAGTGCTTAgcgttttatttcatttcttctattacttgaaaaatattgtatgcaagaaaaacaatctATCACTGGTTGcaggtgtggatggaaatatgTGGCTATCAGGTAATTCCTTTGGCAATAACTCAGCAGAACAttgttaccacctaaacagttaccctcgagccagatatttcaatccACACCTTCAATCAGTGAAATattcttttaacccttaccatgctggatacgactgattctgcctttgctacctgtgtagatcatgatcagcctgcacatctgtgcagtctgatcatgatctgcactgttcaccattcagtcagtatctttttagtaagctccccttttaacacttaatggtactgtccaaactgaaagatggacaagttcattatagaaatttagcagggtaaaggttacaATTGTGATAAAAACTGTGTGAAATGTAATGAGGCTGTTTATACCATCTTTAACTGTTTTAACAAATTTCCTGATGGATTCACATGAAGCAAGGTCCAGTTCCTTGCAGACCACATTCTTGTTGAAAGATTCGTCTATGATCTCATTTCTTGCTATTTCACATTTCTTTAAATCTCTGCATGCCAGCAACAACCGTCCACCTGTatgtttacaaaaacaagaggaccatgatggtcctgaatcgctcacctcttcccacatgacccagttttgagtatgacgtcgttttttctattatttgacatagtgacctagtttttgagctcatgtgacccagttttgaacttgacctagatattatcaagataaaaattctgaccaattttcatgaagatccattgaaaaatatggtctctagagaggtcacaaggtttttctattatttgacctattgacctagttttcgaaggtacgtgaccctgatttgaacttgacctagatatcatcaagttgaacattctcactaaatttcatgaagatctcatgaaaaatatggcctctagagaggtcacaaggtttttctatttttatacctactggcctagtttttgaccgcacgtgacccagtttcgaaactgacctagatatcatcaaggtgaacattcagatcaattttcatgaagatccattgaaaaaaatggcctctagagaggtcaaaagatttaaataattttagacctactgacctagtttttgaccgcagttgacccagtttcaaacttgacctagatatcatcaagatgaacattcagaccaactttcatatagatcccatgaaaagtatggcctctagagaggtcacaaggtttttctattatttgacctactgacctagttttttacggcacgtgacccagtttcaaacttgacctagatatcatcaaggtgaacattctgaccaatttttatggagatccatacacaagtatggcctctagagaggtcacaaggtttttctatttttagacctactgacctagtttttgaccacacatgaccctgtttcgaacttgacctagatatcatcaagatgaacattcagaccaattttcatacagatcccatgaaaaatatggcctttagagaggtcacaaggtttttctattatttgacctactgacctagtttttgagggcacgtgacccagtttcgaacttgacctagatatcatcaagatgaacattcagaccaactttcatacagatcccatgaaaaatatagcctctagagaggtcacaaggtttttctattatttgacctactgacctagattttgacgacacgtaacccattttcgaaccttacctagatatcatcaaggtgaacgttctgaccaattttcatgaagatctcatgaaatatatggcctctagagaggtcacaaggtttttctatttttagacctactgacctagtttttgaccgcacgtgacccagtttcgaatttgacctagatatcatcaagatgaacattcagaccaactttcatacagatccattgaaaaatacggcctctagagaggtcacaaggtttttctattatttgacctactgacctaatttttgatggcacgtgacccactttcaaacttgacctagatatcattaagatgaacattcagaccaactttcatacagatcccatggaaaatatggcctctagagaggtcacaaggtttttctattatttgacctactgaccta carries:
- the LOC123545662 gene encoding retinol dehydrogenase 13-like, with amino-acid sequence MKLPTSFVVVSAVGASYGAALLLKDYLGGERYKAEHEILGKTVIITGANTGIGKETAKQLAKRGGRLLLACRDLKKCEIARNEIIDESFNKNVVCKELDLASCESIRKFVKTVKDEEKRIDVLINNAGVMSCPKQHTSELFEWQFGVNYLGPFLLTNLLLDKLKQSQHARIINLISPVYKRTEMNFEDLNSINFYDPKEAYAQSKLAVMLFSQELARRLEGSNVTVNCANPGVSKTEIGRHLPMGQSKVSGGMLSPIMWLAMKTPVQGAQTSIFLAVDPGLEKVSGKLFTNSKEDSIAKCALDKDAAKRLWLISEKWTRLSS